In the Pseudomonadota bacterium genome, AAAGCCCTGTGTACACTCAAGAGGTTGCCCATCCCGTAATCAACCACTACAACATTCCGCATTTTAGCATATCCTTAACTTAATTTTTCGCTGCAGACACTCATCTCTTATTTCGCCTACAGTATGTATTCCGTAATGGAGGACATGCGCCATGGCAACTGCATCGGCGTGGCCATATTTTATAACCTTCTCAAGGTCATCAATATTCCCCATGCCTCCGCTTGCAATGACCGGTATGGGAAGCATATCAGAGATTGTCCTGACAAGCTCAAGATCAAATCCTTTTGCCCCGCCCTCCATATCAATGGACGTAAGCAGGATTTCCCCAGCGCCGAGGTCATAGCCTTGTTGTGCCCATTCTATCACATCAATGCCTGTCTTTTCCCGGCCATAGTCGTAATAGGCCTCCCACTGTTTATTGCCGTTTTTCTTCGCTTCAATAGAAAGAACCATACACTGAGAGCCAAATCTCTGCGAGACCTCACATATAAGTTGAGGATTTTTGATTGCTGCAGTGTTTATAGCAACCTTATCGGCACCAGCGCGGAGTATCTCCTTGGCATCCTCAACAGAGCGGATCCCTCCACCAACAGTTATGGGGATGAAGACATCCTCAGAGGTTCGTCGCACAATCTCCTTAATATTATTCCGCTCATATAGACTTGCCACAATATCCATATAAATAATCTCATCAATCCCATCGTCATAGTATTTTTTCGCAAATTTGTTGGGATTTCCCATTTTGCGGAGGCCTTCGAGTTGTATTCCTTTGACAAGATTCGGCCCCTTAACATCAAGACGGGCGATGAGTCGCATGTTGTGCATTTTTACGCCTTTCTATTTTCCTTCAATTTCCCATATAGGGTATCTTAACTTCCACTGCCCATTCTCTTTTTTCCAAAGATGCTGGGAGCGGAATTTGTCGCAGAGACTCATGAAATAATCTCTGTCTACAATAGGATTATCAAACATTTTAGAAGCAACGGGAAATTCCTTTTCCGGAATGCTAAGATACCGGAAGATATCCTCTGCAAAGCGTTCTGGAAATTCGCCATCGAACTTTTTTACAAGGGCAACTCCTTCATCGCGTGTGATTTCTTCGTTCCTTATCTCTTGAGCAGCATCGTATGTAGCCCTTCCCATTCCAAACTTTATGTAGTGCGATAAGAAGTGGAAATCATCAATTTTGTCGTCGATACTATTGTACTTGCTGTAGGTACCGGGTGTTCTTTCCGGTGCACAGCGAAAATCACTGTGTTCAACAGCATAATAATAATTACCTTGCGGATGCCACGGTAGATAATAGCCAAGAAATTGAAACTGAATGTTCATTTTTTCCATATCTTCAAGTCTTGAAGGTAGATAAGGCAGAAGGTCGTTTTGAGCCAGTCCATAATCTTTTTTCAATGCATGGACTGCAGCACCTGATATATAGACATTTTCCGGGTCATCAGCGGTCGCATACGACCAGTCCCTATTAGGGTTGAAGTTGTCTTCTACCGGATTACCGTACTCTGCTTCGTTTTCACCGAAGAATATGAGAGAAATTTTGTGCTTTAATGCAAATTTCGGTGCAAAGTTCTTCTGTCCGATAACAAAAGGTTGGAACGGGTAAAATATATTCTCTGTTGCAAGCCTCGTCAATAATCTATGAACCCTTCCGTTCGGAGTGAAAAGATAATTATCAAAACCGGCATGAATCCATGCCTGAAAGTTTTTCCAGCCCCAATCAGTGTACATATGGGGTGCCCAGGTTACCGTAAGAGGATGCATGCCGTATTTGTATTTGAGAACATGTGAAGCATAAAAGCTGTCTTTTCCACCAGAACCAGGGACAAGGCAGTCATAAGAACCATCATCTTTGCGGTGTTTATTGCAGAGATCAATCAATTCCTGTTCTCTTTGCTTCCAGTCAACAGTGCCACCTTTCTTCATATCTGCCCAACTGCATGCATCGCATATGCCGTCGTCATTAAAATTAAGTGTTCTTTTTTTTCTATTGATATCGTGGGCAAATTCGTTGTCAGAGATTGGATTCTGGTTCGAATAAACACACTCTTTACAATACTTCACTTCTCTGGGCAATCCATAATAAGCCTCGAGTTCGCCCTCGTCATTATGGTTATTTGTTTGTTTTGACTTCTCTTCTGCGCTCATGCTTCCTCCTTATTACTACATACTTTCTTAAAGTTTGTTATTTGTAAAAATGGTAATACAATTTTTTTGCAGGCGTTACGCTATATCATTTATTCTTTCCCGCATTATCGTCTCAATTATCATAAAGTCGTAAATATCATCTACCTCATAGCATTGCCATCTTTCTACGAAATAAGGTATTGTCCTGCGCTGATAAAAACTTTTGTATTTGTAGAGGGCTTCGATCTTTGTAATATAGATAACCCCATAGGGAAAATATGCCGGGCTGAATCCCTGTCGCCCGGTTGCTTTTTCAGGTTTTTTAATATAAGGCACCATATAACCCTTATCGTCGACCTTCTTTATAACTGCCGGGTGCTCGAGATTAACCCTTCCCAGACTCACCAGACTATCGGCCTCTTTCTCTTTGTCTATCAATGTGGCAATAGCATTGTCGAGATCTCCTTTTTTCCTCATCGGTGAAGTGGGCTCAAGGAGTGTTACATAATCATATTCATCACCTTTTTCTGCAAGGTATCCAATAGCATGGGCTACTACATCAAAGGAACCTATGTTATCGCCGGAGAGTTCCTCGGGCCTCATAAAAGGTACTTCTGCTCCGTACTGTTCTGCCACAGCAGCAATCTCGTTACTGTCTGTAGAAACAATCACCCTGTCAATATATTTGCTCTCCAGGGCCTTCTCAATTGTCCATGCTATGAGGGGCTTTCCAAGGAGAATTTTAATATTTTTTCCAGGAAGACCTTTACTTCCCCCTCTTGCAGTGATTACGGCAAGACACTTTCTCTCTTTATACATATAACCTCAAAATGGTTCGCTGTTCACTGTTGATTTTCACGGCTTCCTGTTACCAACAATAAGTTAAACTATTTAAGTTGCTTGAACCGTTTAAACCGGTCAAAACGTTTTAAATCCAAAATTCGCAATCCAAAATCAAAAATTGTTTTAATATATTGTCCAACCACCATCAACAAGCAGATTCTGGCCGGTTATATATCCGGAACGGCCGCTGATCAGGAAGCGTACCGCTTCAGCTGCATCAGTAGATGTCGCCATTCTTCCAAGGGGCACCCTCGAAGCGTAAGTTTTTGCAAAATCGCTCCCGCCCCTCTGTGAATCCCCTACCCCGCCGGGAGAAACAGCGTTGCACCTGATGCCATAGCGTCCGTATTTTGCCGCTACCCATTTACAGAAATGAATGATCCCGGCCTTTGAGACTGCATATACCAATGGAGATGTAATATTCATCCCTTCATATATGGCAAAAGTGGGGGCTACTACTCCCTGAATGGAGCCAATATTCACAATACTCCCGAACCCCTGTCTTTTCATAAAAGGGACTACAAGCCTTACAAGCAGAAAACTGCCTACAAGATTTACTTCAAGAACCCTCCTGAATGTTTCGGGTAAATAGTCTTCAAGCTCGTTAGTAAACCCTTCAGGTTGACAGGATGCGTTGTTAACAAGACCGTGTATCTCGCACCCTTCCGAAGAGAGATATTTTTCAAGCCTTGCTATGTCTTTTTCATCGGTTATATCACATTGAAAATATTCTCCATAGATCGTTCTGTCTTCAGGATATTCCTTTGTATCAAGCAACAGAATATCGTAGCCATCATCAATTAATATTTTTGCATAACTCTGACCCAATACCCCTAATCCACCAGATATAATTACATATTTTTTCATTGGCCTTCCTTTTGTTTAATAATGTACATCATCAGGAGAAATCCATTTTTTCTCATCGGCAGACCTTTCAATAGCTCCTATAACTTTCATGGTATTCAAGGCAGTCTCAATATCAACCATGCTCTCCCTCTCACCCTCTATGATTCCGATAAAATTATCCAGTTCTTCCAAATAAGTATTATTAAAATCATAACCCGGTTCCAGGACAAAAACATCTTCCGATATTCTTTTGTCTTTGCTGAAATAATTAACTTTACCGCTTTTGCCGTCCCATTCCCATTCAAGAGTACCCTTCTCTGCTATAATCCTCCCACCCCTTAAGTACTTATGTGAAAGATAATCAAGGTGAATTTCAGCAATAGCACCGTTTCTATACTTTAAAATAGCCGAACATATGTCGTCTGTTGATATTTCAAGAGAGCTGACTTTGCCTGCATATCCTGTCAGCAATTCCGGAAAACCAAGAAACCATAGAGCATATTCAATATCATGGGCAAGTTCAATATGGACGCCACCACCAAGCTCTTTTTTTGCGCTCGACGTTTCACGGTAATCAATATCAGGCCTCCAATAGGGCAGATAATAACCCACATAAATATTTGCAGCATAAATACTTCCCACAGTCGTGATAAAGTCTTTAAGAAACCTGATTACTGGATGATAACGGAGGTTAAAGGCAATATCATACTTCTTAAAACCCTTAACTCTTATTATATCAGCCATTTCAACTGTTGAGCGTAAATCTGAGGCAGGCGGCTTCTCAAGAAGAAAGGGAATACCCCTTTCCAATAGCGATTTCACATCATTAAGATGCATGGAAGTAGGAGAACATACAACAGCTCCGTCAATATGCCCTTCATGCGCCAGTAGATTATCGAAGGAGTAATATTCCTTAATACCTTCTTTATTCGACTCTGTTCTTGAATGTCTTAGCAGAACAGTCTCGTGCCCTGAAGAAAGAATGTTCCTTGCATGTCTCTTTCCAATTGAGCCATATCCGATTATAAGAAATTTCATATCAATCCCGACATCTTTATTGCTATATTTTCCTTATATTAAAAGCACTTATTGGTTTACCATTAATCTTATTTCTCAGTGATTTATCCTGAATAGATATTTTAATTAATGAAAATACTTCATCATAGGTCTTTAAGGTATACTCTATGTCTTTCTCTTTATGGGCAAAACAAGTATGGTGGTATCCTACAAAAAGCACTCCTCTTTGAGCACATTCTCCCTGAATAAAGGACCTTATCTCGTTTACAGTAAAACCATCATAATCCGTTATGACAAAATGGTTCATAGGCGCAAATCCGATGATTTTAACAAAATCACCGATGTCGTGCTTATTGATAATATCTGTTATGCCATCTTTCAATAAGCTGCCCATTTTCCAATTATGTTCAATTACTTTATCCCTATCAAGTATCTCAATGGTCTTTAATGCGGCGTTAAGTGATGCCTTCTCTGTTGCATAGGAACCGGAAAAGAAACAGTTTTCGTCTTCAAACTGCTCCATGAGGTATTTTCTTCCGGTAAGTACACTCAAAGGGAAGCCGTTGGAGAGACCTTTAGCAAACACAGCAAGATCGGGTATTACGTTAAAATATTTCTGGGCGCCTCCGATATCAAGACGGAAACCTGTTTTCATCTCATCATATATCAGGATAATATTATTTTCTTTTGTAAGCTCCCGTATCCTCTCAAGGAAACCTTCCTCCGGTTCATAATTTATAACAGGTTCCATAATGAGGGCTGCAATCTCATCCTTTCTCTCTTTTATGGTCTTTTCAATGGCATCAATATCATTGTAATTGTGGGGCAGGATCCATTCGGCCATCACATCAGGTATACCTTTTTTGCGAGGCGTAGAAACAATAAACCAGTCATGGAATCCGTGATATCCGCCGACTGTCATTACCTTCAATTTCTTCGTGTAATTTCGTGCAAGTCTGATAGCCCCTTCACAAACATCAGAGCCATTCTTACAGAATCTCACCATCTCGGCGCAAGGGATGATTTCGGTCAACCTCTTTGCCAAGGTAGCCTCTTCCGGGCAAGAAAGAGTAAAAATCAATCCGTCATCAATGCCGGCTTTAGCCGCATTATCCACCTCTTCGTTAGCATAGCCGAGAATAATGGGACCAAGCGCCATGGAAAAATCAATGAATTCATTGTCGTCTACATCATAAATTTTGCAACCCTTTGCTGATTTTATAAACAAGGGTGCGCCACCGATTAC is a window encoding:
- a CDS encoding imidazole glycerol phosphate synthase cyclase subunit, which codes for MHNMRLIARLDVKGPNLVKGIQLEGLRKMGNPNKFAKKYYDDGIDEIIYMDIVASLYERNNIKEIVRRTSEDVFIPITVGGGIRSVEDAKEILRAGADKVAINTAAIKNPQLICEVSQRFGSQCMVLSIEAKKNGNKQWEAYYDYGREKTGIDVIEWAQQGYDLGAGEILLTSIDMEGGAKGFDLELVRTISDMLPIPVIASGGMGNIDDLEKVIKYGHADAVAMAHVLHYGIHTVGEIRDECLQRKIKLRIC
- a CDS encoding N-acetyl sugar amidotransferase; amino-acid sequence: MSAEEKSKQTNNHNDEGELEAYYGLPREVKYCKECVYSNQNPISDNEFAHDINRKKRTLNFNDDGICDACSWADMKKGGTVDWKQREQELIDLCNKHRKDDGSYDCLVPGSGGKDSFYASHVLKYKYGMHPLTVTWAPHMYTDWGWKNFQAWIHAGFDNYLFTPNGRVHRLLTRLATENIFYPFQPFVIGQKNFAPKFALKHKISLIFFGENEAEYGNPVEDNFNPNRDWSYATADDPENVYISGAAVHALKKDYGLAQNDLLPYLPSRLEDMEKMNIQFQFLGYYLPWHPQGNYYYAVEHSDFRCAPERTPGTYSKYNSIDDKIDDFHFLSHYIKFGMGRATYDAAQEIRNEEITRDEGVALVKKFDGEFPERFAEDIFRYLSIPEKEFPVASKMFDNPIVDRDYFMSLCDKFRSQHLWKKENGQWKLRYPIWEIEGK
- a CDS encoding acylneuraminate cytidylyltransferase family protein, which encodes MYKERKCLAVITARGGSKGLPGKNIKILLGKPLIAWTIEKALESKYIDRVIVSTDSNEIAAVAEQYGAEVPFMRPEELSGDNIGSFDVVAHAIGYLAEKGDEYDYVTLLEPTSPMRKKGDLDNAIATLIDKEKEADSLVSLGRVNLEHPAVIKKVDDKGYMVPYIKKPEKATGRQGFSPAYFPYGVIYITKIEALYKYKSFYQRRTIPYFVERWQCYEVDDIYDFMIIETIMRERINDIA
- a CDS encoding SDR family oxidoreductase; its protein translation is MKKYVIISGGLGVLGQSYAKILIDDGYDILLLDTKEYPEDRTIYGEYFQCDITDEKDIARLEKYLSSEGCEIHGLVNNASCQPEGFTNELEDYLPETFRRVLEVNLVGSFLLVRLVVPFMKRQGFGSIVNIGSIQGVVAPTFAIYEGMNITSPLVYAVSKAGIIHFCKWVAAKYGRYGIRCNAVSPGGVGDSQRGGSDFAKTYASRVPLGRMATSTDAAEAVRFLISGRSGYITGQNLLVDGGWTIY
- a CDS encoding Gfo/Idh/MocA family oxidoreductase gives rise to the protein MKFLIIGYGSIGKRHARNILSSGHETVLLRHSRTESNKEGIKEYYSFDNLLAHEGHIDGAVVCSPTSMHLNDVKSLLERGIPFLLEKPPASDLRSTVEMADIIRVKGFKKYDIAFNLRYHPVIRFLKDFITTVGSIYAANIYVGYYLPYWRPDIDYRETSSAKKELGGGVHIELAHDIEYALWFLGFPELLTGYAGKVSSLEISTDDICSAILKYRNGAIAEIHLDYLSHKYLRGGRIIAEKGTLEWEWDGKSGKVNYFSKDKRISEDVFVLEPGYDFNNTYLEELDNFIGIIEGERESMVDIETALNTMKVIGAIERSADEKKWISPDDVHY
- a CDS encoding aminotransferase class III-fold pyridoxal phosphate-dependent enzyme, giving the protein MKFDKSLKTYKYALDVIPMGTSTFSKNPNLFVIGGAPLFIKSAKGCKIYDVDDNEFIDFSMALGPIILGYANEEVDNAAKAGIDDGLIFTLSCPEEATLAKRLTEIIPCAEMVRFCKNGSDVCEGAIRLARNYTKKLKVMTVGGYHGFHDWFIVSTPRKKGIPDVMAEWILPHNYNDIDAIEKTIKERKDEIAALIMEPVINYEPEEGFLERIRELTKENNIILIYDEMKTGFRLDIGGAQKYFNVIPDLAVFAKGLSNGFPLSVLTGRKYLMEQFEDENCFFSGSYATEKASLNAALKTIEILDRDKVIEHNWKMGSLLKDGITDIINKHDIGDFVKIIGFAPMNHFVITDYDGFTVNEIRSFIQGECAQRGVLFVGYHHTCFAHKEKDIEYTLKTYDEVFSLIKISIQDKSLRNKINGKPISAFNIRKI